The following coding sequences lie in one Capsicum annuum cultivar UCD-10X-F1 chromosome 5, UCD10Xv1.1, whole genome shotgun sequence genomic window:
- the LOC107870605 gene encoding probable polygalacturonase isoform X2, with translation MTIGHITMEKTIWLLVAILGLVLLSLGRVEGRKSRILDESSSTSSYDLEYSAISCRAHSASITDFGGVGDGKTLNTKAFQEAVNQLSQYASDGGSQLLVPAGQWLTGSFNLTSHFTLFLHKDAVLLASQEINEWAVIDPLPSYGHGRDAAGGRYISLLFGTNLTDVIITGENGTIDGQGELWWLKFHSKKLKYTRPCLIEIMHSDNIQISNLTLVNSPSWNIHPVYSSNIIVQGITILAPIKSPNTDGINPDSCTNMRIEDNYIVSGDDCVAVKSGWDEYGINYGMPTSQLIIRRLTCISPYSAAIALGSEMSGGIQDVRADDITAINTESGVRIKTGVGRGGFVKDVYVKGMTLHTMKWVFWMTGNYGQHADTHWDPNALPEIKGINYRDVVAVNVSMAARLEGISGDPFTGICISNVTISMAKKAKKYPWTCTDVEGITSGVQPPPCELLPDQGPEKVEMCTFPTESLAIDNIEMQRCSYRLNY, from the exons ATGACTATAGGTCACATAACG ATGGAAAAGACAATTTGGTTGCTAGTAGCAATATTAGGGTTGGTGCTTTTAAGTCTAggaagagttgagggaagaaaatcaagaattcttgATGAGTCTTCCTCTACTTCTTCCTATGATTTAGAGTACTCAGCAATAAGTTGTAGAGCACACAGTGCATCCATAACAGATTTTGGTGGAGTTGGTGATGGAAAAACACTCAACACAAAGGCATTTCAAGAAGCAGTTAATCAGTTGAGCCAGTATGCATCAGATGGTGGATCTCAACTTCTTGTACCTGCTGGTCAGTGGCTCACAGGTAGCTTCAATCTTACTAGCCACTTCACTCTCTTCCTTCATAAGGATGCTGTTCTTCTTGCTTCTCAG GAAATAAATGAGTGGGCTGTTATAGACCCCTTACCATCATATGGTCATGGGAGGGATGCAGCAGGTGGAAGGTACATCAGTCTTTTATTTGGCACTAACCTCACTGATGTTATCATCACAG GTGAGAATGGGACAATAGATGGGCAGGGTGAACTTTGGTGGCTGAAATTTCACAGCAAAAAGCTAAAATACACAAGGCCTTGCCTGATTGAAATTATGCATTCTGATAATATTCAGATATCAAATCTAACTCTTGTGAACTCCCCATCTTGGAATATCCATCCTGTTTATAGCAG CAATATCATTGTCCAAGGCATCACTATTTTAGCTCCAATAAAATCTCCTAACACTGATGGGATCAATCCAG attcttgcacaaacatgagaATTGAAGACAACTACATTGTATCTGGAGATGATTGTGTGGCAGTTAAAAGTGGTTGGGATGAATATGGCATAAATTATGGGATGCCAACAAGTCAATTGATCATCAGGCGCCTCACCTGCATTTCACCTTATAGTGCTGCAATAGCATTAGGAAGTGAGATGTCAGGTGGGATTCAAGACGTTAGAGCCGACGACATCACAGCAATTAACACGGAATCAGGGGTCAGGATCAAGACTGGTGTTGGCCGAGGCGGTTTTGTCAAAGATGTATATGTCAAAGGGATGACACTCCACACCATGAAATGGGTATTTTGGATGACAGGCAACTATGGACAACATGCTGACACTCACTGGGATCCTAATGCATTACCAGAGATAAAAGGGATCAATTACCGGGATGTGGTGGCTGTGAACGTGTCAATGGCTGCTCGCCTTGAGGGGATTTCCGGGGATCCGTTCACAGGAATCTGCATTTCAAATGTGACAATAAGTATGGCAAAGAAGGCCAAGAAGTATCCATGGACTTGCACTGATGTTGAAGGAATTACAAGTGGTGTGCAGCCTCCACCTTGTGAGTTGTTGCCTGATCAGGGCCCAGAAAAGGTTGAAATGTGTACTTTTCCTACAGAGAGTTTGGCCATTGATAACATAGAGATGCAAAGATGTTCCTATAGATTGAATTACTGA
- the LOC107870605 gene encoding probable polygalacturonase isoform X1, with translation MHTIPLSSQMEKTIWLLVAILGLVLLSLGRVEGRKSRILDESSSTSSYDLEYSAISCRAHSASITDFGGVGDGKTLNTKAFQEAVNQLSQYASDGGSQLLVPAGQWLTGSFNLTSHFTLFLHKDAVLLASQEINEWAVIDPLPSYGHGRDAAGGRYISLLFGTNLTDVIITGENGTIDGQGELWWLKFHSKKLKYTRPCLIEIMHSDNIQISNLTLVNSPSWNIHPVYSSNIIVQGITILAPIKSPNTDGINPDSCTNMRIEDNYIVSGDDCVAVKSGWDEYGINYGMPTSQLIIRRLTCISPYSAAIALGSEMSGGIQDVRADDITAINTESGVRIKTGVGRGGFVKDVYVKGMTLHTMKWVFWMTGNYGQHADTHWDPNALPEIKGINYRDVVAVNVSMAARLEGISGDPFTGICISNVTISMAKKAKKYPWTCTDVEGITSGVQPPPCELLPDQGPEKVEMCTFPTESLAIDNIEMQRCSYRLNY, from the exons ATGCACACAATCCCACTCTCATCTCAA ATGGAAAAGACAATTTGGTTGCTAGTAGCAATATTAGGGTTGGTGCTTTTAAGTCTAggaagagttgagggaagaaaatcaagaattcttgATGAGTCTTCCTCTACTTCTTCCTATGATTTAGAGTACTCAGCAATAAGTTGTAGAGCACACAGTGCATCCATAACAGATTTTGGTGGAGTTGGTGATGGAAAAACACTCAACACAAAGGCATTTCAAGAAGCAGTTAATCAGTTGAGCCAGTATGCATCAGATGGTGGATCTCAACTTCTTGTACCTGCTGGTCAGTGGCTCACAGGTAGCTTCAATCTTACTAGCCACTTCACTCTCTTCCTTCATAAGGATGCTGTTCTTCTTGCTTCTCAG GAAATAAATGAGTGGGCTGTTATAGACCCCTTACCATCATATGGTCATGGGAGGGATGCAGCAGGTGGAAGGTACATCAGTCTTTTATTTGGCACTAACCTCACTGATGTTATCATCACAG GTGAGAATGGGACAATAGATGGGCAGGGTGAACTTTGGTGGCTGAAATTTCACAGCAAAAAGCTAAAATACACAAGGCCTTGCCTGATTGAAATTATGCATTCTGATAATATTCAGATATCAAATCTAACTCTTGTGAACTCCCCATCTTGGAATATCCATCCTGTTTATAGCAG CAATATCATTGTCCAAGGCATCACTATTTTAGCTCCAATAAAATCTCCTAACACTGATGGGATCAATCCAG attcttgcacaaacatgagaATTGAAGACAACTACATTGTATCTGGAGATGATTGTGTGGCAGTTAAAAGTGGTTGGGATGAATATGGCATAAATTATGGGATGCCAACAAGTCAATTGATCATCAGGCGCCTCACCTGCATTTCACCTTATAGTGCTGCAATAGCATTAGGAAGTGAGATGTCAGGTGGGATTCAAGACGTTAGAGCCGACGACATCACAGCAATTAACACGGAATCAGGGGTCAGGATCAAGACTGGTGTTGGCCGAGGCGGTTTTGTCAAAGATGTATATGTCAAAGGGATGACACTCCACACCATGAAATGGGTATTTTGGATGACAGGCAACTATGGACAACATGCTGACACTCACTGGGATCCTAATGCATTACCAGAGATAAAAGGGATCAATTACCGGGATGTGGTGGCTGTGAACGTGTCAATGGCTGCTCGCCTTGAGGGGATTTCCGGGGATCCGTTCACAGGAATCTGCATTTCAAATGTGACAATAAGTATGGCAAAGAAGGCCAAGAAGTATCCATGGACTTGCACTGATGTTGAAGGAATTACAAGTGGTGTGCAGCCTCCACCTTGTGAGTTGTTGCCTGATCAGGGCCCAGAAAAGGTTGAAATGTGTACTTTTCCTACAGAGAGTTTGGCCATTGATAACATAGAGATGCAAAGATGTTCCTATAGATTGAATTACTGA
- the LOC107870605 gene encoding probable polygalacturonase isoform X3 has product MIGMEKTIWLLVAILGLVLLSLGRVEGRKSRILDESSSTSSYDLEYSAISCRAHSASITDFGGVGDGKTLNTKAFQEAVNQLSQYASDGGSQLLVPAGQWLTGSFNLTSHFTLFLHKDAVLLASQEINEWAVIDPLPSYGHGRDAAGGRYISLLFGTNLTDVIITGENGTIDGQGELWWLKFHSKKLKYTRPCLIEIMHSDNIQISNLTLVNSPSWNIHPVYSSNIIVQGITILAPIKSPNTDGINPDSCTNMRIEDNYIVSGDDCVAVKSGWDEYGINYGMPTSQLIIRRLTCISPYSAAIALGSEMSGGIQDVRADDITAINTESGVRIKTGVGRGGFVKDVYVKGMTLHTMKWVFWMTGNYGQHADTHWDPNALPEIKGINYRDVVAVNVSMAARLEGISGDPFTGICISNVTISMAKKAKKYPWTCTDVEGITSGVQPPPCELLPDQGPEKVEMCTFPTESLAIDNIEMQRCSYRLNY; this is encoded by the exons ATGATAGGG ATGGAAAAGACAATTTGGTTGCTAGTAGCAATATTAGGGTTGGTGCTTTTAAGTCTAggaagagttgagggaagaaaatcaagaattcttgATGAGTCTTCCTCTACTTCTTCCTATGATTTAGAGTACTCAGCAATAAGTTGTAGAGCACACAGTGCATCCATAACAGATTTTGGTGGAGTTGGTGATGGAAAAACACTCAACACAAAGGCATTTCAAGAAGCAGTTAATCAGTTGAGCCAGTATGCATCAGATGGTGGATCTCAACTTCTTGTACCTGCTGGTCAGTGGCTCACAGGTAGCTTCAATCTTACTAGCCACTTCACTCTCTTCCTTCATAAGGATGCTGTTCTTCTTGCTTCTCAG GAAATAAATGAGTGGGCTGTTATAGACCCCTTACCATCATATGGTCATGGGAGGGATGCAGCAGGTGGAAGGTACATCAGTCTTTTATTTGGCACTAACCTCACTGATGTTATCATCACAG GTGAGAATGGGACAATAGATGGGCAGGGTGAACTTTGGTGGCTGAAATTTCACAGCAAAAAGCTAAAATACACAAGGCCTTGCCTGATTGAAATTATGCATTCTGATAATATTCAGATATCAAATCTAACTCTTGTGAACTCCCCATCTTGGAATATCCATCCTGTTTATAGCAG CAATATCATTGTCCAAGGCATCACTATTTTAGCTCCAATAAAATCTCCTAACACTGATGGGATCAATCCAG attcttgcacaaacatgagaATTGAAGACAACTACATTGTATCTGGAGATGATTGTGTGGCAGTTAAAAGTGGTTGGGATGAATATGGCATAAATTATGGGATGCCAACAAGTCAATTGATCATCAGGCGCCTCACCTGCATTTCACCTTATAGTGCTGCAATAGCATTAGGAAGTGAGATGTCAGGTGGGATTCAAGACGTTAGAGCCGACGACATCACAGCAATTAACACGGAATCAGGGGTCAGGATCAAGACTGGTGTTGGCCGAGGCGGTTTTGTCAAAGATGTATATGTCAAAGGGATGACACTCCACACCATGAAATGGGTATTTTGGATGACAGGCAACTATGGACAACATGCTGACACTCACTGGGATCCTAATGCATTACCAGAGATAAAAGGGATCAATTACCGGGATGTGGTGGCTGTGAACGTGTCAATGGCTGCTCGCCTTGAGGGGATTTCCGGGGATCCGTTCACAGGAATCTGCATTTCAAATGTGACAATAAGTATGGCAAAGAAGGCCAAGAAGTATCCATGGACTTGCACTGATGTTGAAGGAATTACAAGTGGTGTGCAGCCTCCACCTTGTGAGTTGTTGCCTGATCAGGGCCCAGAAAAGGTTGAAATGTGTACTTTTCCTACAGAGAGTTTGGCCATTGATAACATAGAGATGCAAAGATGTTCCTATAGATTGAATTACTGA